A genomic region of Anopheles coustani chromosome 3, idAnoCousDA_361_x.2, whole genome shotgun sequence contains the following coding sequences:
- the LOC131260296 gene encoding L-threonine ammonia-lyase has protein sequence MQVSSVTSQMASVKLTTRPPVGQAKSEPSPATNGISSSNTNDTPTATATTTGTAGATEPEIVDPFCNADNPQIITFQDVTSAAFKIRKGVELTPCVKSHFSDLIDMDIYLKKEFLQFTGSFKERGARYALLMLSDEQKRTGVISASLGNHAQGLSYHGWKLGIPVTVVMPMKASLMKIQKCRNYHATVVVQGADMGEAKRIALKMAHDRGLTYINGYDHPHIMSGQGTIGLEIIEQVADIDAVVVPVGGGGLIAGVATAIKNLSPNTKIIGVESEKCPSFTRALENGGPIFVANQETLADGLAVPQVGYNAYATTVPLMDKMVVVKEEWIALAILRLVELEKCVVEGAGAAGLAAIMAGHLNEFIGKRVVLLICGGNIDTTMFGKCLERGMAAEGRLQRFTVTVSDGPGGVAKLCNLLAKLGVSIKDIMHERAFIRDIHHVEVKVICETRDWEHSKEMRKVLQETYSKVHFYDMPMAITE, from the exons ATGCAGGTGTCATCCGTAACGTCACAAATGGCTTCCGTGAAGCTGACAACTCGGCCACCGGTCGGTCAGGCAAAAAGTGAACCATCGCCAGCCACCAacggcatcagcagcagcaacaccaatgACACGCCGACCGCCACCGCTACGACCACCGGAACCGCCGGTGCGACCGAACCGGAAATCGTCGATCCGTTCTGCAATGCGGACAATCCGCAGATAATCACCTTCCAGGACGTAACGTCGGCCGCGTTCAAAATCCGTAAAGGTGTCGAGCTGACGCCGTGCGTG AAATCCCATTTCAGCGACCTGATCGACATGGACATCTACTTGAAGAAGGAGTTCCTGCAGTTCACGGGCAGCTTCAAGGAGCGTGGGGCCCGCTACGCGCTGTTGATGCTGTCGGACGAGCAGAAAAGAACGGGCGTAATCTCGGCCTCCCTGGGGAACCACGCTCAG GGACTGTCCTATCATGGCTGGAAGCTGGGCATCCCGGTGACGGTGGTGATGCCGATGAAAGCTTCGCTGATGAAAATCCAGAAATGCCGCAACTATCACGCCACCGTCGTCGTGCAG GGCGCGGACATGGGTGAAGCGAAGCGTATCGCGCTGAAAATGGCCCACGACCGGGGCCTAACGTACATCAACGGGTACGACCATCCGCACATCATGTCCGGCCAGGGTACGATCGGGCTGGAGATCATCGAGCAGGTCGCGGACATTGACGcggtggtggtgccggtggGTGGCGGCGGGCTGATTGCCGGGGTCGCCACCGCCATCAAGAATCTCAGCCCGAATACCAAAATCATC GGCGTCGAGTCGGAAAAGTGTCCCAGCTTCACGCGAGCGCTCGAGAACGGCGGGCCGATCTTCGTGGCGAACCAGGAGACGCTGGCCGACGGGTTGGCGGTGCCGCAGGTGGGCTACAACGCTTACGCCACCACCGTGCCGCTGATGGACAAAATGGTCGTCGTGAAGGAGGAGTGGATCGCGCTGGCCATCCTGCGGCTGGTGGAGCTGGAAAAGTGCGTGGTGGAGGGAGCGGGCGCCGCCGGACTGGCCGCCATTATGGCCGGCCATCTGAACGAGTTCATCGGGAAGCG TGTGGTGCTGCTAATTTGCGGAGGCAATATTGATACGACCATGTTCGGCAAGTGTCTCGAACGTGGCATGGCCGCCGAGGGTCGCTTGCAGAG ATTCACCGTGACCGTCAGTGATGGCCCGGGCGGAGTCGCCAAACTGTGCAATCTGCTGGCCAAGCTGGGCGTTTCCATCAAGGACATAATGCACGAACGTGCCTTCATTCGCGACATTCACCACGTCGAG GTAAAAGTCATCTGCGAAACGCGAGATTGGGAGCACTCGAAGGAAATGCGCAAAGTTCTCCAGGAGACCTACAGCAAAGTACACTTCTACGACATGCCAATGGCGATCACGGAATAG